TACGTGTCCAGCCCTCGCGCTCGCCGTATCGAAGCTCGCTTCCCGGATCCAGCAGCCAACCCGTACCTGGGCTTCGCTGCACTGTTGATGGCTGGCCTGGACGGCATCCAGAACAAGATCCACCCTGGCGACGCAGCTGACAAAAACCTGTACGACCTGCCGCCTGAAGAGGCGAAAGAGATCCCACAAGTTTGCGGCAGCCTGAAAGAAGCCTTGGAAGAGCTGGACAAAGGTCGTGCGTTCCTGACCAAAGGCGGCGTGTTCTCCGATGACTTCATCGACGCTTACATCGCTCTGAAAAGCGAAGAAGAAATCAAGGTTCGTACCTTCGTACACCCACTGGAATATGAGCTGTACTACAGCTGCTGATCCGGTAACGCCGCGCTACGCGGCGTGACAAAAGAGAGGCCTCCTTCGGGAGGCCTTTTTTATGGGCGACCGTCTGTCATCGGATACCCGGTTGCGTGCATCATGGCCTTCATCCGATAAAGCCGAGATGCCCCATGCGCCTACACCCATGCCTTGCCCTGCTCACCGCCCTGCTGGCCAACAGCGCTTTTGCCAGCCCGGCACCTGCCGCCCTCGCTCTGTTGCTTGGCACCATCGAAGAACGTCTGGCGATTGCCGATCAGGTCGCGCTGAGCAAATGGGACAGCGGTAAACCGGTCGAAGACCGGCAGCGCGAGCGCGAAGTCATTGCCGCCGCCGTCGCCCTGGCACCTGCCTATAAATTGAGCAACGAAGCCGTCGAACAGTTCTTCTCGGCGCAGATCGAGGCCAACAAGCTGGTGCAATACGCGCATCTGTCTGACTGGCATGCGCAAGGCAAGGCGCCCAACGACCCTCGCCCCGATCTCGTCGGGCAGATCCGCCCACAACTTGATCAGTTACAAAAACGCCTGCTGCAACAACTGGCCGATTTCAGTCCTTATCGCAACGACCCGCAGTGCCCGTCGTGGCTGGCCAAGGCCAATAAAACCGGCGCCCAAGCGCCATTGCGCGGGCTTGCCCAGGTACGCGCCACCGCTGAGTTGTGCAGCGCCAGCCGCTGAGCCGACCTGCCGACGTGCGCTGAAGTGCTCTATGCTCAGCGCTTAGTCGCCATGAACGGAACAGGGCCGGACACTTGCCCAACGGCCAATGGAAGCCTGCAATGCGCTCATTGTTGTTATGCCTGCTTGTTCTGATCGCCCTGCCCGCCGCCGCGCAGATCTACAAGTACACCGACGCCAACGGCAACACCGCGTACAGCAATCAACCGCCCGATGGCGTAAAGGCTCAGCCCGTGGAGTTGCCACCGCTCAACAGCGTCGAGCTTCAACCGCCGAGCGAGCCTGTAGCGCCTGCGCAAGCCAGTAGCCGTGAACAACCCGGCAGCGCCTATCAGGTGCTGGAATTGACGGGGCTGCCCACCGAAGAAGCCTTGCGCGCCAACAATGGCACGTTCACGGTCAGCGTATTGATCCAGCCGCGCCTGCAAGGCTCTCATCGATTGAGGCTGTTACTGGACGATCAACCCTACGGCCAACCGAGCAACGTACCGATTCTGCAACTGGTGAACATCGACCGTGGCGAACACCGCCTCGCGGTTCAGGTGATCAATGGGCAAGACGTCGTGCAACAGAGCCCCACTGTGACCTTCACCGTGCAACGGGTGCATAAGCCTTGAGGGTCTGGCTGTTGGTCGCTTGCCTGATCAGTCTCCCGGCAATGGCCGAGGTCTTCACTTACATCGACGCCCAAGGCAACCGGGTTTTCACTGATCAACCGGGCACCCGTAATGCCAAGCGTGTGCCACTGGCGACCAGCAATCGAATGTCGGCCAACCCGAGCGGCGCCGCGCCAATGACGGCCGCGAAAAACCAGGCCAAACCCCTGTTTCATTACGACATGCTTCGTGTGCTGGTGCCGGAGCCGGATGCCACGATCCGTAGCACTGCCGGTGAATTGATCGTCAGCGTTACCAGCGAACCCGGCCTGCAACAGGGCCATCGCTATCGTCTGCTGCTGGATGGCCAACCCACCGCCGAGCCGGGCCCGAGCCCGGTGTTCGCCCTGAGCGACATCGACCGCGGCAGCCACCATCTGTCGGTGGAGATCCTCGACGAACAGGGCCGTACCGTCGAACGCACGGCCAACCAACCCTTCCATATGCAGCGCATTTCCCTCGCGCAGAAACGTCAGGTCAAACCCTGCGTCCTCAGCGACTACGGCCAACGGCCGGAATGCCCCCTCAAAGACAAACCTGAAGAAGAAAGCTCCTTCTGGCGCTAATACCAGTCAGTTAAGGCGCAGAACCTGTGGGAGCGTGGCTTGCCCGCGAAGAACGATGACGCGTAATACCTGAAAAACCGCGGTGCATTCTTCGCGGGCAAGCCACGCTCCCACAGGATTCTCGTCGCTCAAATGTCTTCACCACAGGCTCTGCACTTGGCCTGACCTCCTTCCTGCCCTTCTTCTAACTTCGTTCAGGTTTGCGCACTATATTGGTGCAATAGAGTGCACAGTACTCACATCCCAACCCATTTTGGTTCGAAAGTACCCGCGAAAGCTGGCAGAACGCCACGCAAATGAGCGTCAAACGCCTGTTTCAGGCTCTAAACGCTTCTTTTCGGAGCCTTGGTTTGGTTTTTGCATTTTCCCCGTATCGGCGCGTTATTCATGCGCATGCCCTGCTCCAAAAGAGGTCCTGATGACCATTAGCGACGCACTACACCGCTTGCTACTCGACAACCTGACCACCGCAACCATTCTGCTCGACGCCGAACTGCGCCTTGAGTACATGAACCCGGCGGCGGAGATGCTCCTGGCCATCAGCGGCCAGCGTAGCCATGGGCAGTTCATCAGTGAGTTGTTCACCGAATCCACCGAGGCGCTGAACTCCCTGCGCCAGGCAGTCGAGCAGGCACACCCGTTCACCAAGCGTGAAGCGATGCTCACCGCCCTCACCGGCCAGACCCTGACCGTCGACTACGCGGTAACGCCGATCCTGAGCAATGGCGATACGCTGCTGTTGCTGGAGGTTCACCCGCGCGACCGCTTGCTGCGGATCACCAAGGAAGAGGCGCAGTTGTCGAAGCAAGAAACCAGCAAGATGCTGGTACGCGGCCTCGCCCACGAAATCAAAAATCCTCTGGGCGGGATTCGCGGCGCGGCTCAGTTGCTCGCCCGTGAATTGCCGGAAGAAAGCCTGCGCGATTACACCAACGTCATCATTGAAGAGGCC
This genomic stretch from Pseudomonas wuhanensis harbors:
- a CDS encoding DUF4124 domain-containing protein; its protein translation is MRSLLLCLLVLIALPAAAQIYKYTDANGNTAYSNQPPDGVKAQPVELPPLNSVELQPPSEPVAPAQASSREQPGSAYQVLELTGLPTEEALRANNGTFTVSVLIQPRLQGSHRLRLLLDDQPYGQPSNVPILQLVNIDRGEHRLAVQVINGQDVVQQSPTVTFTVQRVHKP
- a CDS encoding chorismate mutase, with product MRLHPCLALLTALLANSAFASPAPAALALLLGTIEERLAIADQVALSKWDSGKPVEDRQREREVIAAAVALAPAYKLSNEAVEQFFSAQIEANKLVQYAHLSDWHAQGKAPNDPRPDLVGQIRPQLDQLQKRLLQQLADFSPYRNDPQCPSWLAKANKTGAQAPLRGLAQVRATAELCSASR
- a CDS encoding DUF4124 domain-containing protein, with product MAEVFTYIDAQGNRVFTDQPGTRNAKRVPLATSNRMSANPSGAAPMTAAKNQAKPLFHYDMLRVLVPEPDATIRSTAGELIVSVTSEPGLQQGHRYRLLLDGQPTAEPGPSPVFALSDIDRGSHHLSVEILDEQGRTVERTANQPFHMQRISLAQKRQVKPCVLSDYGQRPECPLKDKPEEESSFWR